In Suttonella indologenes, one genomic interval encodes:
- a CDS encoding DUF58 domain-containing protein — MIPSRYQLWGWAALAAGELLLALLDMPLMYAWGLLLLWLAALAASAWTAWREEPRFALSRDYNSVQQSGKTFEMQLSVHNQLARDIALQVFDHYPAAAETDIEAISVAIAAQDKAHLRYPLCIQARGRFEFSQVQLRYLGKGPLPLWQRDVHLPCTAQVRVYPRFVHLHQQRFASIHSSQLGNVHPLHIRSGNGDFSHLRDYLAGDAIARLDHKARARLGKWLVREFEFEHEQPVLLMVDNSRRLQSHFAGHSLFDEVLAAATQLAHAALAAGDEIGMQLFADTPLFYLPCSRQSGQYRRLVESLFDCYPQAAPPDFAAAIREVYLRQRRRSLIILLTVLEAGDEHILRSALQLLQKRHHVMLISIRPPYFDEAEDIARGDDALIAAARDVYAAQWRQTAEKLKQNKLIFIDSTAKQLRPQLLNAYIAYKNRLKR, encoded by the coding sequence ATGATTCCAAGCCGATATCAATTGTGGGGCTGGGCGGCATTGGCGGCAGGCGAATTGCTGCTGGCATTATTGGATATGCCGCTGATGTATGCTTGGGGCTTATTGCTGCTGTGGCTGGCGGCTTTGGCGGCGAGCGCATGGACGGCATGGCGCGAAGAACCGCGTTTTGCCTTAAGCCGCGATTACAACAGCGTGCAGCAAAGCGGCAAAACTTTTGAGATGCAATTAAGCGTGCATAATCAATTGGCACGCGATATTGCGCTGCAAGTCTTTGATCACTATCCCGCAGCGGCGGAAACGGACATTGAGGCAATCTCTGTGGCGATTGCCGCGCAAGACAAAGCGCATCTGCGCTATCCGCTTTGTATTCAGGCACGCGGACGCTTTGAATTCAGCCAAGTGCAATTGCGTTATCTCGGCAAAGGGCCGCTGCCGCTGTGGCAACGCGATGTGCATCTGCCTTGTACGGCGCAGGTGCGCGTGTATCCGCGTTTTGTACATTTGCATCAGCAGCGCTTTGCCAGCATTCACAGCAGCCAATTAGGCAATGTTCATCCTCTGCATATCCGCAGCGGCAACGGCGATTTTTCCCATCTGCGCGACTATTTGGCAGGCGATGCGATTGCGCGTCTTGACCACAAAGCACGGGCAAGACTGGGCAAATGGTTGGTGCGCGAATTTGAATTTGAGCATGAGCAGCCGGTATTGCTGATGGTGGATAACTCGCGCCGCCTGCAATCGCATTTTGCAGGGCATTCCTTATTTGACGAAGTGCTCGCCGCCGCCACGCAGCTTGCCCATGCCGCCCTTGCCGCAGGCGATGAAATCGGCATGCAATTATTTGCCGATACCCCTTTGTTTTATCTGCCTTGTTCGCGCCAAAGCGGACAATACCGCCGCTTGGTCGAGAGCCTTTTCGACTGCTATCCGCAAGCTGCACCGCCGGATTTTGCCGCCGCTATCCGCGAAGTCTATTTGCGTCAGCGCCGCCGCTCATTGATTATTCTGCTGACCGTCTTGGAAGCCGGCGATGAGCACATTCTGCGTTCGGCGCTGCAACTTTTACAAAAACGCCATCACGTCATGCTGATCAGCATTCGACCGCCTTATTTTGACGAAGCCGAGGACATCGCGCGCGGCGATGATGCCCTGATAGCGGCGGCAAGAGACGTTTATGCCGCCCAATGGCGGCAAACGGCGGAAAAACTCAAACAAAACAAATTAATCTTTATCGACAGCACGGCGAAACAGCTGCGCCCGCAATTATTGAATGCCTATATCGCCTATAAAAACCGACTGAAACGCTAA
- a CDS encoding AAA family ATPase: MSEAFSNQAMSEPLQQLCRLAAALRQAVQRVIIGQEQVVEEALIALLAGGHILIEGVPGLGKTLLVETLAKTISGDYQRIQFTPDLLPADITGSMVYDPSDGRFKLRRGPIFTHLLLADEINRAPAKTQAALLEVMQERQVTIEGKTLPLAPPFMVLATQNPFEQEGTYHLPEAQLDRFLLNSRIDYPSQAAEQALLERLLSWKQPLANNTDAAQAILAAADLPKWQQLLLEVVVDQRIVRYVLALVRKTREMEQFAVGAGPRAGIALLVAARARAVLHQRGYVLPEDIKALAPAVLRHRLQRSPEAEIDGLTSDDLIAQLLQRVPLPRE, from the coding sequence ATGAGTGAAGCATTTTCAAATCAGGCAATGAGCGAGCCTTTGCAGCAATTATGCCGCTTGGCGGCGGCTTTGCGCCAAGCGGTGCAGCGCGTGATTATCGGGCAGGAGCAGGTGGTGGAAGAAGCCCTGATTGCGCTTTTGGCAGGCGGGCATATTTTGATTGAAGGCGTGCCGGGTTTGGGTAAAACCTTGCTGGTGGAAACGCTTGCCAAAACCATCAGCGGCGATTATCAGCGTATTCAGTTTACGCCGGATTTACTGCCTGCCGACATTACCGGCAGTATGGTTTATGATCCTAGTGACGGGCGCTTTAAATTGCGCCGCGGTCCGATTTTTACCCATTTGCTGCTGGCGGACGAAATCAACCGCGCCCCTGCCAAAACGCAGGCGGCTTTATTGGAAGTGATGCAGGAGCGGCAGGTAACGATTGAGGGCAAAACCCTGCCTCTAGCGCCGCCATTTATGGTCTTGGCAACGCAAAATCCTTTTGAACAGGAAGGCACTTATCATTTGCCCGAAGCGCAGCTTGACCGCTTTTTGCTCAACAGCCGCATCGATTATCCCAGCCAAGCCGCCGAACAGGCCTTATTAGAACGTCTGCTGTCTTGGAAGCAGCCGCTGGCGAATAATACCGATGCGGCGCAGGCGATTTTAGCGGCGGCGGATTTGCCCAAATGGCAGCAATTATTATTAGAAGTGGTGGTCGATCAAAGGATTGTCCGCTATGTGCTGGCATTGGTACGCAAAACCCGCGAAATGGAGCAATTTGCTGTGGGTGCAGGCCCGAGAGCGGGCATTGCCTTATTGGTGGCGGCAAGAGCGCGCGCGGTCTTGCATCAGCGCGGCTATGTGCTGCCTGAAGACATCAAAGCACTGGCGCCGGCAGTCTTGCGCCATCGACTGCAACGTTCGCCCGAGGCGGAAATCGACGGCTTGACGAGCGATGACCTGATTGCCCAATTATTGCAGCGCGTTCCTTTGCCACGCGAATAA
- a CDS encoding DUF4350 domain-containing protein has translation MRKMTWSLFGLILIACLWLWFGHGEAQEGERVRVRVWKGWSGSAKHDNMALAKAFLAKRGIVLTVEQMGILPQAMERNDETLLLDADVDGGTETEKAQLRAWVESGGRLIILANRDWAAYFNIDLEAEGLVYPHQFKNNTLIWREKGEAILTVEPAAIITALKSKKYSKKTAAIAGVYSNAYPQSAFGRKIALGKGELVVLGHSTGLWHNHSHQYKGKWLDEDEEYVPLAHADNAAYLHALLQGRSKARLLYAKQEASSKKPFDYIWDIPELKWWATLTTALLGLLALLWRGGRRFGALIMPQASAGRDMQQHLLAAGYFWARQKDYGYAYLAGQMRQRLLAQMPMLQNADAAPDAEIIAASGLSAAQCQRLVQAALPQTEADFIDFVRAAEQLRAAVRRKHE, from the coding sequence ATGAGAAAAATGACTTGGTCGTTATTTGGTTTAATCCTAATTGCCTGCTTATGGCTGTGGTTCGGTCATGGTGAAGCGCAAGAAGGCGAACGTGTGCGTGTACGCGTGTGGAAAGGCTGGAGCGGTAGCGCGAAGCATGACAATATGGCTTTAGCAAAAGCTTTTTTAGCCAAACGCGGTATTGTATTGACTGTAGAACAGATGGGTATATTGCCGCAGGCGATGGAAAGAAATGATGAAACGTTGCTATTAGATGCTGATGTTGATGGTGGTACTGAGACGGAAAAAGCGCAGCTGCGTGCTTGGGTAGAGAGCGGCGGTCGCCTGATTATATTGGCTAACCGCGATTGGGCGGCATATTTCAATATCGATTTAGAAGCAGAAGGATTGGTGTATCCTCATCAGTTTAAAAATAATACTTTGATCTGGCGAGAAAAGGGAGAGGCGATATTGACTGTCGAACCAGCAGCTATCATCACTGCTTTAAAATCCAAGAAGTATAGCAAGAAAACAGCGGCAATAGCAGGGGTGTATAGCAATGCTTATCCACAGTCAGCCTTCGGTAGGAAAATCGCTTTGGGCAAGGGAGAATTAGTGGTTTTGGGGCATTCTACAGGACTGTGGCATAACCATAGCCATCAGTATAAAGGGAAATGGCTTGATGAGGATGAGGAATATGTGCCGCTGGCGCACGCCGATAATGCTGCTTATTTGCATGCCTTATTACAGGGGCGAAGCAAAGCGCGGTTGCTTTATGCCAAACAAGAAGCTTCTTCAAAAAAACCGTTTGACTATATTTGGGACATTCCCGAATTGAAATGGTGGGCGACATTGACGACGGCACTGTTGGGGCTGTTGGCATTACTATGGCGCGGCGGACGGCGTTTCGGCGCTTTGATTATGCCGCAGGCAAGCGCAGGGCGCGATATGCAGCAGCATTTGCTTGCCGCAGGATATTTTTGGGCGCGGCAGAAAGATTATGGTTATGCCTATTTGGCGGGGCAGATGCGTCAGCGTTTATTGGCGCAGATGCCGATGCTGCAAAATGCGGATGCGGCGCCTGATGCCGAAATTATCGCCGCAAGCGGCTTGAGTGCGGCGCAATGCCAGCGGCTTGTGCAGGCGGCATTGCCGCAAACCGAAGCGGATTTTATTGATTTTGTGCGTGCGGCGGAGCAGCTGCGCGCAGCAGTAAGGAGAAAACATGAGTGA
- a CDS encoding stage II sporulation protein M, giving the protein MKEQQFIAAYEQEWRQLEAFLQADTVSRKQTSSAAMAAGDFPMWYRRLCEQLSYGERAGFSAALLARLNRLAVLGHQCLYRRKRGHAGLIADFFRWQLPQTVRRFWRYFALSGALFFLPLLFAVGFGLLNPEFAEEAAGTYTEMYTPDPDKRLGESRGASSDVMMFGHYVQNNTSIGLRTIAGGAILGIGVFIVLILNGWHFGIVSAQMIHVGYAGQTFFPFVITHAAFEITAIIFSGACGLALARALYLPGRLRRSDSVRQMLQDFFPVLVAVVLMFFLAALVEAFWSAIWLPPAVKFSVGGIAWALVLAYFFLAGRGDAGA; this is encoded by the coding sequence ATGAAAGAGCAGCAATTTATCGCCGCTTATGAGCAAGAATGGCGGCAATTGGAAGCATTTTTGCAAGCCGATACCGTATCGCGTAAACAAACCTCTTCAGCGGCAATGGCGGCAGGGGATTTTCCGATGTGGTACCGCCGTCTGTGCGAGCAGTTAAGCTACGGCGAACGCGCAGGTTTTTCCGCTGCTTTGCTGGCGAGATTAAACCGTTTGGCGGTCTTGGGGCATCAATGTCTGTATCGGCGCAAACGCGGTCATGCCGGTCTGATTGCGGATTTTTTCCGCTGGCAATTGCCGCAGACGGTGCGCCGCTTTTGGCGCTATTTCGCGCTTTCCGGCGCTTTGTTTTTTCTGCCGCTGCTCTTTGCTGTCGGCTTCGGTCTACTGAATCCCGAATTTGCCGAAGAAGCGGCAGGGACTTATACCGAGATGTATACGCCCGATCCTGATAAACGTCTCGGCGAAAGCCGCGGCGCTTCCAGCGATGTGATGATGTTCGGGCATTATGTGCAGAACAATACCTCGATTGGTCTGCGTACCATTGCCGGCGGCGCCATATTGGGTATCGGAGTTTTTATCGTGCTGATACTGAACGGCTGGCACTTCGGTATTGTCAGCGCGCAAATGATTCATGTCGGCTATGCAGGGCAGACCTTCTTTCCTTTTGTGATTACCCATGCCGCTTTTGAAATCACGGCAATCATCTTTTCAGGCGCTTGCGGACTGGCTTTGGCACGCGCCCTATATTTGCCGGGGCGTTTGCGCCGCAGCGATTCGGTGCGGCAGATGCTGCAAGACTTCTTCCCTGTTTTGGTCGCGGTGGTGCTGATGTTTTTCCTTGCTGCTTTGGTCGAGGCATTTTGGTCGGCGATTTGGCTGCCGCCCGCCGTTAAATTCAGCGTCGGCGGCATCGCTTGGGCATTGGTTTTGGCATATTTTTTCTTGGCAGGACGCGGCGATGCAGGCGCTTGA
- a CDS encoding RDD family protein, with translation MRHSLLDDRIYVETAEGIVLSAVLADPLSRAYALIIDVLLILGLLFVCLFIAAFLPDIYVAQGFFLLMYFLLMWGYFFFCEWRFSGRTLGKKMMNLQVVGADLLPVSVSQAAWRNVLRYVDFMPAFFACGMLSVLISDKNQRVGDWLAGTVVIFRQEPQLPQQALAAGEATPPLWRLSRAEQRIIMDFAHYAQQHQLERAIELSEPFAALLPECSGEQRVARLIAYARYLQGAAKA, from the coding sequence ATGCGCCACAGCCTGCTTGATGATCGCATTTATGTCGAAACCGCCGAGGGCATTGTGCTGTCGGCGGTTTTGGCAGATCCGCTAAGCCGCGCTTATGCTTTGATTATCGATGTGCTGCTGATACTGGGCTTGCTGTTTGTCTGCTTATTCATCGCCGCTTTTCTGCCGGATATTTATGTGGCGCAGGGCTTTTTCCTGCTGATGTATTTTCTGCTGATGTGGGGTTATTTTTTCTTTTGCGAATGGCGCTTTAGCGGCAGAACCTTAGGCAAAAAAATGATGAATCTGCAAGTGGTGGGCGCGGATTTGCTGCCTGTGAGCGTCTCGCAGGCGGCATGGCGTAATGTGCTGCGCTATGTGGATTTTATGCCGGCGTTTTTTGCCTGCGGCATGCTGTCTGTGCTGATAAGCGACAAGAATCAGCGTGTGGGCGATTGGCTGGCGGGAACGGTGGTCATTTTCCGCCAAGAACCGCAATTGCCGCAGCAGGCTTTAGCGGCGGGCGAGGCGACGCCGCCTTTATGGCGTTTATCTCGCGCCGAGCAGCGTATCATTATGGATTTTGCCCATTATGCCCAACAGCATCAATTAGAACGCGCGATTGAATTAAGCGAGCCTTTTGCCGCCTTATTGCCCGAATGCAGCGGCGAGCAAAGAGTGGCGCGCTTAATCGCCTATGCACGTTATCTGCAAGGAGCGGCAAAAGCATGA